ggctaaatgtctgaccattgtctatgtgtatagcatccctcactctccacttcgccatactgtgcacatctccaccccgccatactgtgcacatctccagccccattaccttctgtatcaccccactattcgtagtatgtaagctcgttggagcaggacccacacccctattgtctccatcagctgattactatgtaaccgtggttctgtaatgtttgtacttttgtctttctgtatcccccctgtctatgtaagcgctgcagaatatgttggcgctatacaaataaagttaattattattattatataaaatgatcaaatacatacatacaatactgGAGATACCACTCATCCACTGTCCATTTCTATAATGTGAATAATCATGTACAACAGGTTAAACTTAGTATACAATATGGCCTGTGACCTTATTCCAGTGTCCTACGATCTTATGTCTCTGGCTCTGATAAGCTGATGTAAACATTTAATTGATTATACAAAatataatgtaaaaataaaaccgTCAACTTCCTACAGAAATGATTGATGgatgaaaaaaaccccaatgaatcCACAATTATGAATGTCCAATAAAACCAAAATACGGATGATTTCTGAAGGTGCCATGTATGGGAACAAAATGATATTTGAGGTCAGAACATTCATATAAGAACTGTACATAAAAATGTATAGTAATATTTAGATACACAATCTCATAGTGTATAACATGGAACTCACCTGATTAGGTTCACTACACCAGCTGGGATCAGAAGTATGTTCTGGCTGCCTGACCATATCAATTAACTGAGACTTAGGTAATGTACAATGTGGGATGTCTGCCACAGGAGGGAAACAAGCCGGATAACAAGACCCCGGAGCTTCCGGAGGAGCCATCCGCACCTCCATGTACTTCAGGGTCCCATCTGTGTTCAGGTAAAGGGTTGGTTTGTACTGATCCATGTAGCTTGTAGAAAGTGATTTGTCAGTAAAGCAGAATCCGCACCCAGAATCATAATTCTTCCTAAGGCACCTGACAAGTAATATAGTAAATGTGACCAGAAAAACTGCACTGATGGCCACAAGGGACACAATAAGATACAGAGTCAGGTCTGGAGTGGATTTGGCATTGGTAAGGAAATCCTGAGATTTCGGACTTTCTTGAGCAATAGTATCTAATATGTTCACAAGGATAGTAGTTGTAGTTGTCATGGAAGGCTCCCCATGGTCACTGACTGCAATCACAAGTCGGTGCTCAGTGTTATCCGTCTCATGTAAACCTCGGAGAGTCCTGACTTCTCCTGTGTATTCAGAGATGTGGAATAAAGCAGGACTGGCCGACTGAAGAAGACTATAGAGGAGCCAGGCATTGTGCCCAGAATCTACATCCACTGCAGACACCTTACTGACTAAATACCCGGCAGCGGCAGATCTTGGGATGGTCTCCTGAGCGATGGTCTCCCCTGGATCCTCCGGGTATAAGATAGTGGGAGAGTTGTCATTTGTATCCAGAATAAATAGGAAGACAGAAACATTGGAGGATAATCTTGGAGATCCAGAATCTTCCACTCTTGCTGTGATCTGCAGAACCTGGAATTGTTCATAGTCAAAGGACCTTTGTGCATAAATATTCCCGGTGTCGGAGTTAATGTAGACAAATGAGGAGACCGGAGAACCGTGGATGTGGCTCTCAGCGATGGAGTAAATGAGGTTTGCATTGGCTCCCTCATCTGGATCTACAGCAGATACTGTACATAACAGTCTGCCGGCCTCATTGTTTTCTGCTATAAAGGCATTGTAGACATTGTGTAGAAATGCTGGAGGATTATCATTAACATCCGAGATATTAAGGCTGACTGTAATCTGGCTGCTGAGCGGTGGAGAACCCAGATCAGATGCCGTTAGTGTGATAGTATATTGTGAGAGCTTCTCCCGGTCCAGATGCCCGCTGGTGACCAGAGCGTAACGCTGGGACATGGGCTGGCATGTAAAGGGTAATCCTGGTGATATATCCAATTTTACTTCTTTATTCTTACCAGAATCCTTGTCTTTGACTGTGATAAGCCCAACAACAGTTCCTATAGGGGCATTTTCTGGAACTGCATTGGTTTTAGATATAAAAGTAATATCTGGCTTGTTATCGTTTACATCTCCTATTTCGACTTGGACAACACAGTGTCCCTCCTGTTTAGGGGAACCTTTATCTACAGCTTTGACAAACAGTTCAAAAAAATTGGCACCTTCATAATCCACATTACCCTTATTATATATCTCCCCTGTTATAGGGTTTAAATCAAATATTTCCCTTGCAGCGTCTAAAGTGCGACGATCAAAGGAGAATATGAATTCACTGTTCACACCTTCATCTAGGTCTGTAGCATTGACTTTCAAAATGGTTGTTTTCAGGGGGATATTTTCTAGAACACTGACCTTATACAAAGACTGATCAAACACGGGAGCATTGTCATTAATATCTAAGACAATGACCGTTATCTCAGTGGACCCTGATCTGGCTGGTTCCCCCCCATCTATTGCAGTGAGAATAAGCTTGTGCTCCGCTATCTCCTCTCTGTCTAGAGTCTTTTCCAGCACTAATTCTGCAATCAAGGTTCCATCATTCAGCTTTTTTGTATACAATGAAAAATATGGATTTGATTTCACTGTATATTGACTGACACTATTAGCCCCTACATCTAAATCCTGTGCATTCTCTAAAGGGAAGTGTTTACCTGAACTTGTTAGTAATTCAGTCACCTTTATAATCTGATTAGCACTTGGAAATATTGGTGAATTATCATTAATATCCAAAACCTCTATCTCCAGACTGTGCAGCTCCAGAGGGTTCTCAGCCACAAGCTCTAAATGCAGCAGACAGCTCAGGCTGGATCCACACAGGCTCTCCCTATCAATCCTCTCATCTACAACCAGAGCTCCATTcttctgctctatagagaataaTCTGCTGTTTCCTTCTGCTCCCAAACTCAGCCTCCTTCTACTAATATCAGCCAGATTTACCCCCAGATCCTGAGCGACATTCCCCACAACAGTCCCTGGATGAGACTCCTCAGCAACAGAATACCGCAGCTGCCCAGAGACCCAGCCCCAGCTacaaaggagaagggagaaagcTACTTGCCATTTCCAAGCCTTTACAAAGCTCTGATTGTCCATATCTTAAATCCTTCTTCTAAAATGTGTAGTAAATAATCATCATCCCATCAATCCAAGTGTGTGAGCAGCAAAAATATAAATCCTAGGAAAGGGGAAATCCTGGTTTTCCTGCATTGAAAAATCATCCACAGGGCTCTCAACGGAGCAGCAGCTCTTCTTTGTGTGAGAAGAAAGATGGGAGGGTGAATCACTGAGCCAGGGGGAGGAGAGCGCAGGGCTGACATGAGCAGGCTGAGTGTTGTAGCTGTGAAATTCGGATGACGTGACTGCCCTCTTTTGGTCAATAATGTTTATTACATGTTTCTAGTATTTCGTTAATTCTGTAGTGCACCACAGTTTTACAACATTTTGAACAGAAATAGCTATTTTATAATTATCTCCTGTTCTTATATTCATGGTTTTTTTTGTAACAGTAACGTCTTCTAGTAGTAAACAATCTTCTTTAGCTATAAATCATACTGTATATGCTATTTGCTCTCTGCAAATAAAGTGTTATAGAAGTACTAGTTCCCAATAAAAAGTTGAGCACTAAATATCATATAAAAACATGAAAACTCACTAGCCCTTCACCAGTGATCAGAAATTAAAAGTATTACACTATTACTTCCACTAATGGTAAAGTCCAAACACACCAGGTACAGTATATCAGTCTTAATACATAAAGTACAAACatatgatgatgaggaggaggaagatgaattaAATCACCCTCTATATTAATATCTAGAGAATTCTAGTAGCTTCTCCTTTGTTTAGCAAGGTGCAAGAACCTTCTCTCGCTTACATATCAGCACCTTAGTCTATAATACAGCACACCAGATGAGAAAATCATATGTATCATTAGCCACAAATACCTACAAATATTAGGAATGCTCATATCTTTTTTCCTTAATGACTCCCTAGGAATACTAACCCTAGTGGAATGCTAAGAGAATGGTGCTTGCCCCTCCAAGGGGTTAACTTTTGCAtcaaggcccatgagcctttagctacacccctgcctcCAGGATACATGTTCTCACCCTCACAATGTTCATAATGTTCACAATGTTCTTTTGACTGTTACATAATTAGATTTAATTCAGATTTGCATGGATgtaaaaataatgcaaaaatcGATGGACATTACAATTAATTATGGCAAGTAACTTAAAGCTTTTCCCCATATCTGCCATAAGGAAATACAAAGATGCAATATGCTGGATTTTAACATAAGCAACAAGATGTCTGTCGCCAGATTGTCCTCctcctactactgaaataaaAATGCATTCTTGGCAGATAAAAATCTGCATTTTTATGGGTCATATCTTATGTGTGGCAAGCATTAGCAGGAGCAATAGGCCCAATGCTGACggccatatttgcattgcgggatCCAGAGCGAGCGtttgcctctggattccgcagctaaTACTCTCTATAGGATGCTTTTCCCTGCCCATGAGTAGAAATGAACTGTGATTTCCGCTTGCGggcgaaaatcgcagcatgtcttattctaGTGCGGGCctcgcgcggacggcttccattgcagtcaatggaagccgcccgtcctgCTGCTAGTCACGGTAGAGCCGCGTCATCACCGGTGCAACTctttgcactgcgcatgtgcagcagaGCGACAGCCGGCACATCCCCAGGGCAGAGAGGACAGAACTGACAGGTACGCGGGAGTCAATGCTGGGGCACAGGGTCTAATTCTGCTGCGAGATTTTGCAGTcataatccgacccggccgtgggcattcggcaaaaaaaaaaaagagaatccaGTCACCTCTGACAGCAGAATCAGCCTTTCTGAATTTAAACATGGAAAGAATCCCATAAAGAAAGCAAATGGATTTGCATTAGAACATTGGATGCGGCACAAAGCATAATATTATTATACTGGAAATCAAATCATATTCCTATCATTGCAGAAGTGCTGAACAATGTTAATATATATCTACAACGAGAGCCAGGGTTAGCACATGGGGGAACCAAACATTTCAAGGAGCTATCCGGTTAAGAGAAGGTCACCTTATACAAAGCTGTGAGATAACAATactaatatttcctttttttccatttttcttttgtatctatattcttttatttctttttgataatgttttttgttttgttggcTGttataggtgatgtttttttgtgCATAAAGTATCTGTATTTGTATGATTCTAAAGaaaattaatacaaaaaaatttaaattttaaaaTCTGCTAGACCAATCACCATAAATATGGGTTTCCACTATTTAACAATCACCGAACAGCATTACATAAATAAGCAATAAAGTATTACAAACAGATCAATCATAAATAATAACAGTTGTTAACATGATTGCTGCATTTTGGTAACTCAATTcacagtattgcagtacattatagATGAATTATCATAATGGGGTAAAtgacaagttaatgtttgctatatctgtatgttATTAACAGTAAGGGGGTGTTCAgatgtagctgatttgctgcagattttgttgctgatgtgcagcagatttcaccccattgaaattgaaggggtaaaatctgccGGAGATGTGCACAAAAATCCTTGACAAATGTTGgagcaaatcagctacatgtgaactcCTCTAAACTCAAAGAGGTCACCAGAAAGAAGGAAGAGTTATATTCTATAGGGAGAAGACACAAGGTGATAATACAAGAGATCGATGAAGGAAGAGATTTGAGAGAAGAGGGTAAAGAGCAGGAATGTAAGGAGAAGTGGAGCAGTCACACATAGTGACCAATCAAGTTATCGCTTATGTTAGCAGAAAATATTCTAAGAAGTTAGAACTGGAATCTGGTTGGTTGATATTGGCAACATACAGCAGTTTGTTATTACACTAATTATCAATAACATAATAAATTCAAATAATATTTATCAGTTTTTGAAATTGCTAACTAAAAAAGTGAATTACTTAAAGATCTTAATGTTATGTTTGTGCAAGGCAGAAATATGGCACCCatcatggatgtcaccaatatgtcAGACCAAGAAGTAATTAATGTCCATAATAGACCAATGTAGGCATGTATTGTATCAACGAAATGTGGGGTACAAAAGATAGGGCAGATAACGGTAACAGAAATATTAGGATGGGAGCGCTATCCCTTTGGTAAGCAGGGTGATTGCCCTGATAGAGGTGGCCTCACATCAGGATCCTAGGGGGCCTAGTCTCttcctagatggaggataggaagatgtttaatgcagaaGGGAATGAGTAATGTACGAGTATATATCACAGTATTTGGTAGAAATTAATAAGGTCCACATAGTATAAAGACCAACAGGTACCTAGCTGACAGAAAAATAACCAGCGCCCACATAGAGGCGGGCctggaataaatacacttccattgtGACTGACTGACCGGCTAAGAGAAACGCCTCTCTatcagccaatcagtccatacaacaCAGGAGATGTTGTGTAGGGTTGTGCAGCAGGGCACATCATACACTGAGCCTACTGATGGATTTCGGACAGAGGACACCTCAGGGGCCttatgcagtgacaggaagaaggcagcacaaAAGTTTGTCATTTGTAATTTCCTGTGAGTCTTCCACGCAGAAGAAAACTGCAGTCCATGGACAGCTCGTGGTAACGTGGACTGGGCCTGACGTCACAGCGCCGCCACAGCTCTAATTCCTGATTAGGGCTGGTGCGCCGCAACACTTAAATATCAACGGGTAGCAGAGAAACTAGAGCTTCTTTATAACAAGTATGTTCGTTAAATATGAATGCTTTTTAAATTATACATACACCTCAATCTAGAATGGATTCCTAATATACATCAAGTATAATATTGTGTTGTTACTTTTATGggaaaaaaagtcacattttaaCACTTTCATTACCGTAATTCTGGAGGAACAGTGTAGAATCTAAACCAGGGCCTATTATATAAATATTATAGGATATACAtatagttaggccgcctgcacacggcaaagccagattctgcatgcagaatccagcagcagaatctggccctggcagcagtgCCGTCTGCGCGTACCTGTCTTTCTTTCCCTtcacctgtactgtggatggtccggacAGGTGCAGCACAGATTTTGTTTTAAACTCatgcttttcctgcgtcatcgcctagcaatgatgcagaatccgcaaccttGCTGCAAGGTTGCAGGTCGAACAGCTTCTCTTGACTTTAATGAACGCCGTCTGTGCAGAATGCgctcaaaaatggagcatgctgcgatttttcctccgtgagcagaaactgcaattagttgccgcttgtgtgcatgaagaatcacctttccatagcatgctatggacggtatttgctgtggagtccggaGGCAGACGTCcgtcgtggattccgcaatgccttatactataggatatccat
The nucleotide sequence above comes from Eleutherodactylus coqui strain aEleCoq1 chromosome 2, aEleCoq1.hap1, whole genome shotgun sequence. Encoded proteins:
- the LOC136611234 gene encoding protocadherin gamma-C5-like isoform X23, encoding MDNQSFVKAWKWQVAFSLLLCSWGWVSGQLRYSVAEESHPGTVVGNVAQDLGVNLADISRRRLSLGAEGNSRLFSIEQKNGALVVDERIDRESLCGSSLSCLLHLELVAENPLELHSLEIEVLDINDNSPIFPSANQIIKVTELLTSSGKHFPLENAQDLDVGANSVSQYTVKSNPYFSLYTKKLNDGTLIAELVLEKTLDREEIAEHKLILTAIDGGEPARSGSTEITVIVLDINDNAPVFDQSLYKVSVLENIPLKTTILKVNATDLDEGVNSEFIFSFDRRTLDAAREIFDLNPITGEIYNKGNVDYEGANFFELFVKAVDKGSPKQEGHCVVQVEIGDVNDNKPDITFISKTNAVPENAPIGTVVGLITVKDKDSGKNKEVKLDISPGLPFTCQPMSQRYALVTSGHLDREKLSQYTITLTASDLGSPPLSSQITVSLNISDVNDNPPAFLHNVYNAFIAENNEAGRLLCTVSAVDPDEGANANLIYSIAESHIHGSPVSSFVYINSDTGNIYAQRSFDYEQFQVLQITARVEDSGSPRLSSNVSVFLFILDTNDNSPTILYPEDPGETIAQETIPRSAAAGYLVSKVSAVDVDSGHNAWLLYSLLQSASPALFHISEYTGEVRTLRGLHETDNTEHRLVIAVSDHGEPSMTTTTTILVNILDTIAQESPKSQDFLTNAKSTPDLTLYLIVSLVAISAVFLVTFTILLVRCLRKNYDSGCGFCFTDKSLSTSYMDQYKPTLYLNTDGTLKYMEVRMAPPEAPGSCYPACFPPVADIPHCTLPKSQLIDMVRQPEHTSDPSWCSEPNQQAQPNAEWRFSQAQRPGPSGAQPTEEAGVWPNNQFETERLQAMILASANEAAEGTSGLGGGTGTMGLSARYGPQFTLQHVPDYRQNVYIPGSTLTPTNAGGKRDGKVGGNKKKSGKKDKK
- the LOC136611234 gene encoding protocadherin gamma-C5-like isoform X29, translated to MDNQSFVKAWKWQVAFSLLLCSWGWVSGQLRYSVAEESHPGTVVGNVAQDLGVNLADISRRRLSLGAEGNSRLFSIEQKNGALVVDERIDRESLCGSSLSCLLHLELVAENPLELHSLEIEVLDINDNSPIFPSANQIIKVTELLTSSGKHFPLENAQDLDVGANSVSQYTVKSNPYFSLYTKKLNDGTLIAELVLEKTLDREEIAEHKLILTAIDGGEPARSGSTEITVIVLDINDNAPVFDQSLYKVSVLENIPLKTTILKVNATDLDEGVNSEFIFSFDRRTLDAAREIFDLNPITGEIYNKGNVDYEGANFFELFVKAVDKGSPKQEGHCVVQVEIGDVNDNKPDITFISKTNAVPENAPIGTVVGLITVKDKDSGKNKEVKLDISPGLPFTCQPMSQRYALVTSGHLDREKLSQYTITLTASDLGSPPLSSQITVSLNISDVNDNPPAFLHNVYNAFIAENNEAGRLLCTVSAVDPDEGANANLIYSIAESHIHGSPVSSFVYINSDTGNIYAQRSFDYEQFQVLQITARVEDSGSPRLSSNVSVFLFILDTNDNSPTILYPEDPGETIAQETIPRSAAAGYLVSKVSAVDVDSGHNAWLLYSLLQSASPALFHISEYTGEVRTLRGLHETDNTEHRLVIAVSDHGEPSMTTTTTILVNILDTIAQESPKSQDFLTNAKSTPDLTLYLIVSLVAISAVFLVTFTILLVRCLRKNYDSGCGFCFTDKSLSTSYMDQYKPTLYLNTDGTLKYMEVRMAPPEAPGSCYPACFPPVADIPHCTLPKSQLIDMVRQPEHTSDPSWCSEPNQAQPNAEWRFSQAQRPGPSGAQPTEEAGVWPNNQFETERLQAMILASANEAAEGTSGLGGGTGTMGLSARYGPQFTLQHVPDYRQNVYIPGSTLTPTNAGGKRDGKVGGNKKKSGKKDKK